TGCCCAACCCACCTTGGTCAATACCCGCCTAGGTAGCTTGGCTTTAGCACATAACGGCAATCTTGTCAACGTTTGGGAACTGCGGGAAAAACTCAGCCAGCAAAACTGGGATTTTGTCACCTCCACCGACTCGGAAATGATTGCTCTCGCGATCGCAAGTGAAGTCAACAGTGGCAAAGACTGGCTGGAAGGAGCCATCAGCGCCTTTCACCAATGCCAAGGTGCCTACAGTCTCGTCATTGGCACCCCCGACGGCTTAATGGGTGCCCGCGACCCCAGCGGCATTCGCCCGTTGGTTATTGGTACCTTCCCCGGCAACCCCCAACGCTACGTTTTAGCTTCCGAAACCTGCGGCTTGGATATCATCGGTGCCGAATACCTGCGAGATGTAGAACCGGGAGAACTGGTTTGGATTACCGAAGACGGTCTAGCATCCTTCCACTGGAGCAATCAACCCAAACCCAAACTCTGCATCTTCGAGCTTATCTACTTCTCCCGCCCCGATAGCGTCGTCAACCAAGAAACCCTCTACAGCTACCGCATGCGCATCGGTCGCCAACTCGCCAAAGAATCCCCCGTGGATGCCGACTTGGTCATTGGCGTTCCCGACTCCGGTATTCCCGCCGCCATCGGCTTCTCCGAAGAATCCGGCATTAGCTACGGCGAGGGGCTAATCAAAAACCGCTACGTGGGGCGTACGTTCATTCAACCCACCCAATCCATGCGCGAAGCCGGTATCCGCATGAAACTCAATCCCCTCAAAGACGTTCTCGAAGGCAAACGGTTGATTATCGTAGACGACTCCATCGTACGCGGCACCACCAGCAACAAAATCGTCCAAGCCTTGCGGGATGCTGGTGCCAAAGAAGTGCACATGCGCGTTTCTTCGCCTCCGGTGACCCACCCCTGCTTCTACGGCATCGACACCGACACCCAAGACCAATTAATGGCAGCGACCAAGTCGGTGGAAGAAATGCGCCAGTATATCAATGTTGACAGCCTGGCTTTTCTCTCCCATGAAGGCATGTTACAAGCCACCGGCGACAATCCCGAAAACTTCTGCACGGCTTGTTTCGACGGCAACTACCCCATCGAAATTCCCGAACAGTTAAAACGTTCCAAGCTCATGTTAGAAAAAGCCAGCAGTACCTAAAAACAGGGAAAAATATACAAAGATGTATTCTCCGTCAGGAGATGCTTCCCCAGATAACCAATCTCTTGACGGACTAACCTAATCACTGGACAAAAATCGACATTCGTGTTGATTGCGTTCGGTTAGTCCAGCCTTGGTCTCGTAGCAGACTC
This is a stretch of genomic DNA from Geitlerinema sp. PCC 9228. It encodes these proteins:
- the purF gene encoding amidophosphoribosyltransferase encodes the protein MMPNHTPAPRAVSDSSPSIEERPDRPEESCAVFGVFAPGEDVARLTYFGLYALQHRGQESAGIATFGSDELYIHKDMGLVSRVFNEEVLNKLTGKIAVGHDRYSTTGSSLIRNAQPTLVNTRLGSLALAHNGNLVNVWELREKLSQQNWDFVTSTDSEMIALAIASEVNSGKDWLEGAISAFHQCQGAYSLVIGTPDGLMGARDPSGIRPLVIGTFPGNPQRYVLASETCGLDIIGAEYLRDVEPGELVWITEDGLASFHWSNQPKPKLCIFELIYFSRPDSVVNQETLYSYRMRIGRQLAKESPVDADLVIGVPDSGIPAAIGFSEESGISYGEGLIKNRYVGRTFIQPTQSMREAGIRMKLNPLKDVLEGKRLIIVDDSIVRGTTSNKIVQALRDAGAKEVHMRVSSPPVTHPCFYGIDTDTQDQLMAATKSVEEMRQYINVDSLAFLSHEGMLQATGDNPENFCTACFDGNYPIEIPEQLKRSKLMLEKASST